In Hypanus sabinus isolate sHypSab1 chromosome 25, sHypSab1.hap1, whole genome shotgun sequence, the genomic stretch ATTCTGTTGGCTATTTGTACTGGTATTACTAATGTGTGATTGATCGTGCAAGTAAGGAATATGAACTTTCACAAAGTTACCAATTAGTCAATACCTGTATTTAACAAGTGAatatctgtattttttttaaaaagccatttctttgttcaaacTTCAGAACATTTTGGTTCTGGCGCTGAGCTGTTCTTGTTCTTGAATCATGTTTTATTTGTGCACAAGTATGAGTTTTCAGAGTCAAGTTAATCAGAAATGACAGGGGTTGAGATCAGTCCTTGGAGGAAGGGGGCTGCTGTGATCTCACTTTAAAAGGGAAGTGCACACTAGATAGACAAAGTGACCTCTTAGCTGCTGTGCTAGTCCATGAATATTATCTATATGAATATGGTTCTCCGTTCTCTTCTGATTTGTGGGCATATTGTTATTCTTGCCATCGTAAGGGGTGGACTTTGTGTTGCTGGCGTTGATAAACTGGACATAGTTCAGAGAGGTGAGTGGGAGGCATTTCAGTTTGCCCACTTGTTTGAAGGGACTGAGGCCAGTGAAACAAAGAGCAGGAAAGGGATTTAAGAATCATTTCAATTGCAAAGGGTAAAGTTGGATACAGGGGAGacatggtaacatagtggttagcacaacattttatagtactgtaccagcgacccgagttcaattccagctTGGATGTTCTCCCTGCGTTTGTATGTTCTCGCGTGCATTTCCTCCCATACTCCAAAGAcctaccatttggtaggttaattggtcattgtaagttgtcccgtgattaggctagggttaaatcgggggtttctGGGCCATGAGACTCGAAGAATCAGAAGgttctattctgtgctgtatctcaataagtaaaaatCTGAGTTCTGCTCAACTTTTGTGCTGAGGGGGAATATTTAAGTCTGAGTGATGGCTCAGGCAGGTTATTCAGAGGTGGGTcagttggtttattactgtcacgtgTACCAAAGTACTGTGGACAAACTTGTTTGTCTTCCCTTCATCTACATCAATTTAATGCAGCAGTTCTCTGACACAGTAGAAGGAAAATCAACAACTCAATGcggaataaagtgtcacagttatgcaaagtgcagtgcagatgcaCTATAAGGTGGGTACCCTATAGCACAGGGCACCATTTAGTAATTTtctaacagcagggtagaagctgtccttgcacCTGGTGGTATCTGCTTGCAGGCCCAGTTAAAGAGGGGCAAAGAtatgtcaaatatgatgggagaatatagcattaatggcaagactcttggcagtgtggaggatcaaagtccataggacactcaaagctgcttcgcagattgactctgtagttaagaaggcatatggtgcattggctttcatcaatcgtgggattgagttttagaactgagaggtaatgttggagctttataggaccctggtcagaccccacttggagtactgtgctcagttctagttgcctcactacaggaaggatgtggaaaccatagaaatagtgcagaggagatttacaaggatgttgcctggattggggagcgtgccttatgagaataggttgagtgaactcggtcttttctccttagagtgttggaggatgagaggtgacctgatagaggagtacaagatgatgagaggctttgatcgtgtggatagtcagaggcttttccccagtgctgaaatggctagcacgagagggcatagttttaaggtgcttggaagtaggtacagaggagatgtcaggggtaggttttttacgtagagagtggtgagtgcgtggaatgggctgccggcagcagtggtgAAGGTGGAagtgaaagggtcttttaagacactcctggatggataccagaagcttagaaaaatagagggctatgaggaagcctaggtagttctaagttagggacaactttgtgggccaaagagcctgtattgtgctgtagattttctatgtttctatgagagactgtctgggatgggtggggtctttgttgaccgtactgtacaaaagtcttacaGACATGTATCCAACTAGGGCTATATataaaagacttttgcacagtacccaTATGAGTGTAGCTTTACAGAGGCTGTGGGAAGTGTAGTCAGAGTCTACAGAGTGGTGTGGGAGGTGGTTGTGTGTTAAGCCAGTTTGATCAGACTGGGGAAGATTCTCTGATTTATGACTTGCAAAATTTCAAGCCTCATCAATTGCCCATCTGGGTGAATTCCGGGGTGGCACAATGCATTACAGttcaggcaacctgggttcaattcctgctgctgctgcctgtcaggagtctgcaccttctccctgtggctgtgtggTCAAAGACAtagcagttggtaggttaatttgtcattgtaaattgtcccacaattaggctgggattaaattatGGATTGCTGGCCAATGTGTCTCGTAGGGCTGGAGGGGCCTATTTCGCATTGTACCTCAATaactaaataactaaataaattttACCTCCTTTGACTCATGCCAGTGAGCTAAAGGTCTGCATTTTCTGTTAACAGAGCGATGATTCTTGGAATGACCTTTCGGTGGAAGAGaaggaatgtttgatgttctTTGAAGAGACGATTGATTCCTTTTATGCGGAGGAATTGGAAGAAACTGAAACTGTATCCGCTAAGAACGGGAATCATCTCCCACCTCGTCCTGAAAACCTGCATTTCCAAACTGCAGGTAAGGCTTTGCTTGgagatcagagtcaggtttattatcactgacgtgatGTGAAGcttgttcttttgtggcagcagtacatgaaGTATAATATAGATGATAATAAGAAATCCAGTCAGTAGCCACTTTGGTAACGGAAGGGAGCCCCGTGTAGtcccctgctgctgtagcccatccacttcaagatccaACACGTTGTGCCTTCAGAGCTGCTCGTCTGTGTAtggttgtaacacatggttatttgagttactgtcgccttcctatcaggttgaaccagtctggttattctcctctgacctctctcattaacaggccatttttgctcacagaactgccactcacaggattttttttgtttctttgaccattctttgtaaaccctagagacagttgtgcatgaaaggTCCAGGAGAAAGTAtcaagcagtttctgagatactcaaaccaccccgtctggcaccatggtcaaagtcacttagatcacttttcttccccattctgatgtttgatctgaacaacaactgaacctcttgaccatggctgcatgcttttatatattgtgttgctgccacatgattggctgattggatattttcattaatgagcaGGCTATGGagtgtatatattaaaaaaattatacaaGTCacgcaaaaagagagcaaaaccagtgaggtcgtgttcatggactattcgggagtctgatggcagaggggaaaaagctgttcctgaagcactgagtgtgggccttctggctcctatacctcctcactgatggtagtaattgGAGACGATAAACTTGGGTGCTCCTCTGTaacccatacaaaatgctgaaggaactcaacaggtcaggcatcatctgtggagggGGAGGAACAGGATTTTGGGTCAAGGCCCTTTCAATCAGTGGAGCTCTTCTGCAAGTTGCTACATTGGTTGGAAGTGTCCAACCCGGTTCATGACGGCAGTGAGACGGTGGCTGGGTTTGGTTGTTTGGCCACAAGGTAGAGCTTTCCTACTATAAACACCTGAGCACTGGAGAAATCAGCGGGCTGTTCGATTTCCTCAGTGCCTTGGGGAATCAGTCCTCCCTGATGCAAAGGGAAGTTGTGTGCCTGTAAAATAATTCATTTCTCAGTGACCCACTCCCTGACCTTTTCTTCCCCAAACACGATTGACCAACGTTTCCATTCAGAGCCCTCTCACTGTCCTGGTCACGATCGTtgatggtgtttttttttgttgtgcttCTGAAGATGACCTTATTTCAGGTTAACTAACAGTGTGAATTTTCACTGGTGAACACTTTCAACGCAAAAGAATGAATGGCAATAATGGATCTCAGGCACTGTGCTAAATAGGAGTTCCCTAACTATtaaatgaccataagatataggagcaaaattagaccatttggtccatcgagtctgctctgctatatgatcgtggctgatttattttccccctcaaccccattcctctgccatctccccataacctgCCATTATTATAGAATagtgttttatattattggccagccggtggtatagtggcatccacaccaaACTTGGAGGCAAgcggtcctgggttcaaatccagcccactccttgcacacttcccatctcttttgggttgagcatcgacctggcaactcggcctcgtaaaaaacacAGACAGAAATGCTAAAGTAATGCCAAGGTTGCTGCCTCATGCACTGCAAGGTGCAGAGAGGAACAGCAACAAAATGATATAATAGAAATATAGAGAAATTGTACAATTAATAACTTTGGCAAAACAAAAGGTAAATTGAAATAAGGAATAGTTTTGTTCAAGTTATTCCTGATGTTTGTAGATTGTTAAATCAGAAGCTCTCTGCTGGTGAGTTGCATTGAACAGGGATAAGAGCGTAACTGTTCCTCTTGGGGAATGAAGTAGGAGAAATAATTGAAGTTTTCTggacaaggtggtgaagaagtcatttagcatgctggccttcgtCAGTCAGGGAACTGAGTTTGAAACCTGGGGGGCATTATATTGCAGCTTatgagtcattggtgaggcctgtGTACTGGGTTAGCCTTACTAGGTCTTTACTccctggagctcaggagaatgaggacTGACATCACGGGGGGCTGTGGACAAAGTGGGCagtcagtcttttccccagggctggagATTCCAAAGCTTGAAGGCACAGGCACCAGGTAGGAGGGGTGAAATTCAAAAGAGACCTGCGAGTTAACTACTTTACACAgaggtgagtacctggaatgagctgccagaggaagtgattgaggctgGTAGGAATTGCAAGCTTAAGTGGCATATAGATAGGTATAAGGAGGGGAGGGACTTGGAGGGTTATGTGCCAAATGTGGGCAACTGCCTAACtgggaggatgctgtggtcagcGTATGAGTTGGGCAGAAGAGCCATGCAGTATAACAGACTAataggtaaattggtttattattgccacttaCTGCTTGTTATGCAGGTGCATTTAGGGCAccaatgaaggtcctctatctctgaTTGCCCATGCTGTTGCATGACCAGGTGGttaaggcatcagtctagtgatctgaaggttgctagttcaccctcagctgaggcagtgtgttgtatccttgagcaaggcacttaaccacacatggCTCTACCACGatgctggtgccaagctgtatcggctcttgcccttcccttgaacaacatcggtggtgtggagagggaagacttgcagcatgggcaactaccggtgttccatacaaccttgcccaggcctcagttaTCATCAAAAATTgatggacagctgaagaagaaGATACTGTTGCACACAGATAAAGAAGGATTCTTCTTTgttgttttgtttgaccagtcagggtcaacctgagctgaacccccaaacccagAGCATCAGTGGACCactctgacctctaccctttgacctgtttggtatgggtcaccctaccaaagcataaagccctgactccagccaccatggtgggtcattgaggcaagcaagccctccgacaaggttgtggtcctcttggaggattatATCGAGGTACAGAGGAAAAGCCTGTATGCCGTTCATTCTCACTGCGTTAGTACAAAGGAAAACGTACAAGAGCAGAATGAAGTGtgaaagttacagggaaagtgcgCTGTAggcaaacaataaggtgcaaggccattgAGGTTTGAATAATTCAGCAGGTGATCTCAATTCCAGTGTCTGAAGCAATGACTGAAAGTATTCAGAATACTTTAAAACAGGTTCATCTTCATTTGTCAACATCACTCCACTGCATGTTTGCTTATAAAGGGCTGTGCTGTCAATTGTAGGTGAATTGTATTACATCTTGTTTTTTTATAATCCTACTTGTTATCTTACGGAATCATTTGATAGAATGTACGTGAATAAAAACAACCAAAATATTGTCCAAAcaacactgagtggccactttattaggaacacctctatgcctgcttgttaatacaaatacccAGGCAACCAatggtgtggcagcaactcaatgcagaaaagcatgcaggcaagctcaagaggttcagttgttgctcagaccaaacatcagaatgaggaaggaaGTGACTTGATCTAAGTGATGATGACTggagaatgactgttggtgccagatggggtggtttgagtatctcagaaccagcaaatctcctgggattttcacacacaacagtcaccGGAGTTTACagcgaatggtgcaaaaaacaaaaaaaaaatccggtgagcggcagttctgcggGTGAAGGCACTTTGTTAATgcgagaggtccgaggagaatggacagactggttcaagccgacagtaactcaagtaaccatgcgttacaacagtggcgtgcagaagagcatctctgaatgcacaacatgttgaaccttgaggtggacgggctacaacagcagaagaccacaaacatagactcagtggccactttattaggtacaggggttacctaataaagtggccactgagtgtataattagCGTGTGACGAGGCTTGATGATAATTACTTTTCAGAGGTTACATTAGGATCCGTGTGCTTTTGAATTGTTTTGCTGTTTTGATTGGTTGTAttcatgtacagttgaatgataattaaacttggacTTGATGAATTTTAATTCACAATCTGTAATTATTGGAGCATTTCTAACAATCTTGTTTGTTCCTGAACAGAGGCTGCTGGAAAATTTCCACCGGCAGTTTCACCGTTCCACGAGGATAGCAGCAATTCACCGTCCCCACAGGTGGAAGAGGGAAATTCTGGATTGAATTCACTTCCCAAGTACAGCTTGGAGCCTAGTGGTGACAGCCTTGGTCTGGAGACCAgcactgaagaaatttggcaaagGTCCCTCCCGACACCAGTTCATCTGCCGGTGGAATCCAGGAATGACAAGGTGAAGTTGGGCCCTCCGACTGCTCCGAAACCTGGGAAACTTCCCCCCAACATCATACTGAAAAGCTTCAAGAGAAGTGATCCTGGGCTGCATCCTCCGGGTCCTCTGAAAGGTCCAAAAGATGCTCAGCGAAACAATGGGGCGTCTAAGGACGGTGTCAATGAGGGCGAGGCGCAGCAGATCCGGATGGAGGCTTTGGCCAAACTGGGGTTGCTATCGGATACAGGAGGCTGGAAGTGGGGCCATTCGGATTTCGTGAGAGCAGCCAATGGTCAGTTGGGCACTAGGGACGGCGGGGAGAAAGGCAGTCACCCCGAGACAGATGTGATGCAAAGCAAGCATCACAGTCCGAGAGGTCTGCATGTTGATACCAGCCACCCAGTTGCCAGCGCTGCGGGTCCTGGCATGAGGCTGGCAGCTGAGAAACCAAGCAAGGGCCCAGATAATGGGAAAAGGCTACACTGGCAGCTGCCAGCTGCCAAATCAAACAACTTGAAGAGGTTTAGTGCCTCCAATGAGAGCATTCTACCCAGCCCACATCTGATGCCATCCAACACTGCCCTGAGCGCTGGCACCAGCAAGACATTGCCCACTGTCAAAAGATCCACAAATTTAAATGAAGGCCACGTGAGGAATGTCAGCTTACCACACTGGCCACTGGGCTCCGGTAAATCCAGCAGCCTGAAGCGGTTTGGTGCATCAGGTGATAACCAGGTGAATCCGTACCCTGACCTGACGCGGGCTGGCTCCGTCGTTGGCACTGCCGGTGTTCCGGGTCAGAAAAATGTCTCTAAACCAAGGCCCATGTCGATCTGCTCAGAGAACGATCTGTCTGCCCGGCATGGAGCCCCTCTGGATAAGGTGCCATCTGAGAAGCCATCTGGGAAATTTTTCCCAATAAGAATAC encodes the following:
- the LOC132380959 gene encoding specifically androgen-regulated gene protein-like, with the translated sequence MDSIASVGHVGNYDNETSHDSSYSDDSWNDLSVEEKECLMFFEETIDSFYAEELEETETVSAKNGNHLPPRPENLHFQTAEAAGKFPPAVSPFHEDSSNSPSPQVEEGNSGLNSLPKYSLEPSGDSLGLETSTEEIWQRSLPTPVHLPVESRNDKVKLGPPTAPKPGKLPPNIILKSFKRSDPGLHPPGPLKGPKDAQRNNGASKDGVNEGEAQQIRMEALAKLGLLSDTGGWKWGHSDFVRAANGQLGTRDGGEKGSHPETDVMQSKHHSPRGLHVDTSHPVASAAGPGMRLAAEKPSKGPDNGKRLHWQLPAAKSNNLKRFSASNESILPSPHLMPSNTALSAGTSKTLPTVKRSTNLNEGHVRNVSLPHWPLGSGKSSSLKRFGASGDNQVNPYPDLTRAGSVVGTAGVPGQKNVSKPRPMSICSENDLSARHGAPLDKVPSEKPSGKFFPIRIRHISAKSPPKGLSVQAVPPGPTNKDHKEALKKLGLLKE